A stretch of the Marinobacter sp. JH2 genome encodes the following:
- a CDS encoding inovirus Gp2 family protein: protein MNHAYNMPLTTEGMFNTKPLLPKHGPYIESYLNRIEGTINQAVINHPHSIAIRIDFRLPCWYDWRNEAGRPLFNRFIDSLKAKIKAYGKSLSRQGKRFHPTNVGFIWCREFTNPNYPHYHCILFFNKQTFRGLGELGVGSTGLYGMISRAWCSALNCTQEEGDGLVHVPQNHLYHLRQGERYDDLFKRASYLAKHDTKVWGLASHNFGASRR from the coding sequence ATGAACCACGCATACAACATGCCCCTCACTACAGAGGGCATGTTTAATACAAAGCCCCTCCTTCCAAAGCACGGCCCATACATAGAAAGTTATCTTAATCGGATAGAGGGCACCATCAATCAGGCGGTTATTAACCACCCCCATTCAATTGCTATAAGAATAGATTTCAGACTTCCCTGCTGGTACGACTGGCGCAATGAAGCCGGCCGGCCTTTGTTCAACAGATTTATCGACTCGTTAAAAGCGAAGATCAAGGCCTATGGAAAATCACTGTCCCGTCAAGGCAAACGATTTCATCCAACCAATGTTGGCTTCATCTGGTGCAGAGAGTTCACCAACCCTAATTATCCCCACTATCACTGCATCCTGTTCTTCAACAAACAAACCTTTCGGGGACTGGGTGAATTAGGGGTTGGTAGTACCGGCTTGTATGGAATGATCAGCAGGGCCTGGTGCAGCGCATTGAACTGCACCCAGGAAGAAGGTGACGGACTCGTTCACGTCCCACAGAACCACCTTTACCATCTTCGTCAGGGAGAGCGGTACGATGACTTGTTCAAGCGCGCCAGCTATCTGGCGAAACACGACACCAAGGTGTGGGGGTTAGCCAGCCACAATTTTGGAGCAAGCAGACGATGA
- a CDS encoding AlpA family transcriptional regulator, with the protein MRILRLRDVIEKTGLARSTVYKYIEAGTFPKPIDLGGRSVGWVDEEINDWILEKVNQRDSCQ; encoded by the coding sequence ATGAGAATTCTCAGACTCAGAGACGTAATTGAAAAGACAGGCCTTGCCCGCTCGACAGTTTACAAATACATCGAAGCAGGCACTTTCCCTAAGCCAATTGATTTAGGCGGTAGGTCTGTAGGCTGGGTAGACGAAGAAATAAATGATTGGATACTGGAGAAGGTTAACCAGCGTGACTCCTGTCAGTGA
- a CDS encoding integrase arm-type DNA-binding domain-containing protein translates to MATDKLTDRQIKSASFEKYGKRTKLSDGSGMYLDIQPSGKYWRMKYRFGGKEKTLALGVYPDVPLKLARQRRSEARALIADGVDPNEVKKQEKAAEQEKSDTFKVVAEEWLKLKKGELSEGTLRVARRRLETWAYPKLGHLPIANIKPAKILETLREIENQGKHETAHRIRQRIGEIYRYAVAEGRAETDPTSTLKGLLKTVPTQHRAAITSSDELGALLRAIDAYSGHASTRAALKLAPMLFLRPGELRNAEWAEIDLKSGTWVVPGKRMKGTQKAKRAGLVPDHIVPLPKQAVAVLEELQAITGHQHLVFESVKSGRPLSDNTINVALRSMGFDGSTMVGHGFRATASTLLHEQGWQPEVIELQLAHKQRNQVAAAYNRSARLKERTQMMQAWADYLTKLKA, encoded by the coding sequence ATGGCGACGGACAAGCTGACCGACAGACAGATCAAATCTGCCAGCTTCGAAAAGTACGGCAAACGCACAAAGCTCTCAGATGGCTCAGGCATGTACCTGGATATCCAGCCGTCGGGCAAGTATTGGCGCATGAAGTACCGGTTCGGCGGTAAAGAAAAAACGTTGGCCCTGGGGGTATACCCGGACGTTCCACTGAAGCTCGCCCGGCAGAGGCGCTCTGAGGCACGAGCATTAATCGCTGACGGCGTAGACCCCAATGAGGTCAAGAAGCAGGAAAAAGCCGCTGAGCAGGAGAAAAGCGACACCTTCAAGGTTGTTGCGGAAGAATGGCTAAAGCTGAAAAAAGGAGAGCTCTCCGAAGGTACTTTGAGAGTAGCGCGCAGAAGACTGGAGACCTGGGCCTACCCCAAACTAGGCCACCTACCCATCGCCAACATCAAGCCAGCCAAGATTCTGGAAACACTTCGCGAAATCGAGAATCAGGGTAAACACGAAACCGCGCACCGCATACGCCAGCGAATTGGTGAGATCTATCGGTACGCCGTCGCAGAAGGGCGAGCTGAAACAGACCCGACTTCCACATTGAAAGGCCTATTGAAGACGGTACCTACGCAGCACAGGGCCGCCATCACCTCCTCTGACGAATTGGGAGCACTGTTGCGGGCTATTGATGCCTACAGTGGCCACGCATCAACCAGGGCAGCGCTGAAGCTCGCTCCGATGCTGTTTCTGCGCCCCGGTGAGCTAAGGAACGCTGAGTGGGCAGAGATCGACCTGAAGTCGGGCACGTGGGTTGTGCCAGGTAAACGAATGAAAGGCACTCAGAAGGCGAAACGGGCCGGCTTAGTGCCGGACCATATTGTCCCCCTACCCAAGCAAGCGGTTGCTGTTCTGGAGGAACTCCAGGCGATCACAGGCCACCAGCACCTGGTATTCGAGTCTGTGAAGTCCGGGCGCCCACTGTCCGATAACACCATTAACGTCGCACTCCGATCCATGGGCTTTGACGGCTCGACCATGGTGGGCCACGGCTTTCGTGCAACAGCTTCGACACTACTACATGAGCAAGGATGGCAACCAGAAGTCATTGAGCTACAGCTTGCGCACAAACAGCGCAACCAGGTTGCTGCAGCATATAACCGCTCTGCTCGCTTGAAAGAGCGGACGCAGATGATGCAAGCATGGGCAGATTACCTCACCAAACTAAAGGCGTGA
- a CDS encoding insulinase family protein: protein MTVKPPLFRRLYRLPPLLLLLASLIPSAYSHAETEPRKSPNDPNSYRYLELENGLRIILVSDTEADKAAASLNVAVGSGNDPSDREGMAHFLEHMLFLGTEKYPDAGEYQQFIRSHGGSHNAFTAFENTNYFFDVESEFLEAALDRFAQQFSHPLFTAELVDRERNAVHSEFSAKLKEDGRRLLSVRKAAGNPDHAFSKFAVGNLTTLENTDANPLRPDLVRFWEQNYSADVMSLAVYGPQSLAELERMVRQRFSAIANRNLEVIKHPEPLYSPEQLPKRILAETLKDSRSLSLAFPIPSQRVNYATKPASYVASLLGHEGPGSLFDVLKSAGLVETLSAGLGMDTGSHATFNINMSLTREGLKQQDDILALVFRYIDSIKTNGISHERFDEMKQLALIDFRFHERGEPVREAMRLSSLLRDYPANEILSAPYLMERYAPKQYQAILGRLTPDNVAVMVSAPDQNLQDPELTKWYETPWKQEPLKTPKAVNPTLADQLALPPANPLVPENLDMVAGNSVPHPTLLRGSDGMQVWYARDTLFNTPKANVFISLRSPIARASARNTVLTQLLVDAIKTNLNAWAYSAQLAGLNYSVYPHLRGVTIRVGGYNDKLHELLNRILLEFADPMITEQRFRIARQRLIDDLENKSKNRPVQQTSEFIQTALLNGTHPVSEKLAAAKAITLDELMQFGSEFTKAMDPVMLAHGNLTEATALNLANQVQAVVLRNSEQVDVQRSRVRQLPSGETEAILNVEHPDTGYTLYLQGKDRSYEERARYRLLAQIISSPFYEEIRTTKQLGYIVYATAFEILETPALGLIVQSPEASGVEVDDAVTEFAERFKDRLTELSPEQLNREKQAVISKVMARDRQLGDVSGRYWQEIDRENNEFNSREKLAAAIREVSLDELASTFEEAIIERQRAFKVVTAKGETNQQAILNQLLKRQPVAP, encoded by the coding sequence ATGACCGTTAAACCCCCCCTGTTCCGACGCTTGTATCGATTGCCGCCATTGTTGCTTTTACTCGCGAGTTTAATCCCTAGCGCGTACTCCCATGCGGAAACCGAGCCCCGCAAAAGCCCCAATGATCCCAATAGCTATCGATATCTGGAATTGGAGAACGGCCTGCGCATCATCTTGGTGTCGGATACCGAGGCGGATAAAGCCGCGGCCTCCCTTAACGTAGCGGTCGGAAGTGGCAACGATCCCAGCGACCGCGAAGGCATGGCCCATTTCCTTGAGCACATGTTATTTCTGGGCACAGAAAAGTACCCAGATGCAGGCGAGTATCAGCAATTTATTCGCAGCCACGGCGGAAGCCACAATGCATTCACCGCATTCGAAAACACCAACTATTTTTTCGATGTTGAAAGTGAATTTCTGGAAGCTGCGCTGGATCGTTTTGCCCAGCAGTTTTCACATCCGCTCTTTACGGCCGAACTGGTAGACCGTGAACGTAACGCGGTTCATTCCGAATTCAGCGCAAAACTGAAGGAAGACGGACGACGCCTGCTGTCGGTCAGGAAAGCAGCCGGCAATCCGGATCACGCCTTCAGCAAATTCGCTGTGGGCAACCTGACCACGCTCGAGAACACCGATGCTAACCCGCTACGCCCTGACCTTGTCCGGTTTTGGGAACAAAATTATTCGGCTGACGTAATGTCTCTGGCCGTTTACGGGCCGCAGTCTCTGGCTGAGCTTGAACGCATGGTGAGGCAACGCTTCAGCGCCATAGCGAACCGCAACCTGGAAGTGATCAAGCACCCTGAGCCCCTGTACAGCCCGGAACAGTTGCCGAAACGTATTCTCGCCGAAACCCTCAAAGACAGCCGAAGCTTGTCACTCGCATTTCCAATCCCGTCACAACGGGTCAACTACGCTACAAAACCAGCCTCGTATGTAGCCAGCCTGTTAGGCCACGAAGGTCCTGGCAGCTTGTTCGATGTACTCAAGAGCGCCGGCTTGGTAGAAACCCTCTCGGCCGGATTGGGCATGGACACCGGCAGCCACGCAACGTTTAACATCAACATGTCACTTACCCGTGAAGGTCTTAAACAGCAAGATGACATTCTGGCTCTTGTCTTCCGCTACATCGACTCAATCAAAACAAACGGCATCAGCCACGAACGTTTTGACGAGATGAAGCAATTGGCGCTGATCGATTTCCGCTTTCATGAACGCGGCGAACCGGTACGCGAAGCCATGCGCTTGTCCAGCCTGCTCCGAGACTATCCGGCAAACGAGATTTTGAGCGCTCCCTATTTAATGGAGCGTTATGCACCCAAGCAGTACCAAGCAATCCTGGGTCGCCTGACACCCGACAATGTGGCGGTCATGGTGTCTGCGCCCGATCAAAACCTGCAAGATCCCGAACTGACCAAGTGGTATGAAACGCCTTGGAAGCAAGAGCCCTTAAAGACGCCAAAAGCGGTCAATCCAACGTTGGCTGATCAGCTGGCTTTGCCCCCCGCCAACCCGCTCGTACCCGAAAACCTGGATATGGTTGCCGGCAATAGCGTGCCTCACCCTACATTACTCCGCGGCTCTGACGGCATGCAGGTGTGGTACGCCCGGGACACCCTGTTCAACACGCCCAAAGCCAACGTCTTCATCAGCCTGCGCAGCCCCATTGCCCGCGCGTCCGCTCGCAATACGGTGCTGACCCAACTGTTGGTCGATGCCATCAAAACCAATCTCAATGCCTGGGCCTATTCCGCGCAGCTCGCTGGCCTAAATTACAGCGTGTACCCTCACCTACGCGGTGTGACCATTCGGGTGGGCGGATACAACGACAAACTTCACGAGTTGCTGAATCGTATTCTGTTGGAGTTTGCCGACCCGATGATCACCGAGCAACGTTTTCGCATTGCCCGCCAGCGGTTGATCGATGACCTTGAGAACAAATCGAAAAACCGCCCGGTTCAGCAAACCTCCGAGTTTATTCAAACCGCTTTGTTGAACGGCACGCACCCAGTAAGCGAGAAACTCGCGGCCGCTAAAGCCATCACGCTCGACGAACTGATGCAGTTTGGTTCAGAGTTCACCAAAGCCATGGACCCGGTGATGCTGGCTCACGGCAACCTGACCGAAGCGACCGCTTTAAACCTGGCCAATCAGGTACAAGCGGTTGTGCTTCGAAACAGTGAACAGGTAGACGTACAACGCTCCCGAGTCAGGCAGTTGCCTTCAGGCGAAACCGAAGCGATTCTCAACGTAGAGCACCCAGACACGGGATATACCTTGTACTTACAAGGCAAAGACAGATCGTACGAAGAACGCGCCCGCTACCGGCTGCTGGCCCAGATCATCAGCAGCCCGTTCTACGAAGAGATAAGAACCACCAAACAACTCGGCTACATTGTGTACGCCACCGCCTTCGAAATTCTGGAAACCCCCGCCCTTGGGCTGATTGTTCAGTCCCCGGAAGCCAGTGGCGTTGAGGTAGACGATGCCGTCACCGAGTTTGCTGAACGTTTTAAAGATAGGCTCACCGAGCTGTCTCCCGAGCAGCTGAACCGTGAAAAACAAGCCGTTATCAGCAAAGTGATGGCCCGCGACCGGCAGCTGGGTGATGTTTCTGGCCGGTACTGGCAAGAGATTGACCGGGAAAACAACGAATTCAATAGCCGCGAAAAGCTTGCGGCAGCGATTCGGGAGGTTTCACTGGATGAGCTGGCCAGCACCTTTGAAGAAGCCATCATTGAAAGGCAACGAGCATTTAAGGTGGTGACGGCAAAAGGAGAAACCAATCAGCAAGCAATTCTGAACCAGCTGCTTAAGCGTCAGCCTGTGGCCCCTTGA
- a CDS encoding SDR family oxidoreductase has translation MNYFLTGGTGFIGRFLVEKLLARGGTVHVLVREQSQSKLEELRERLGVDDNRIKAVVGDLTSNSLGIDNAAMKALEGKVDHFFHLAAVYDMGADEEAQAATNIEGTRAAVQAAEAMGAKHFHHVSSIAAAGLFKGIFREDMFEEAEKLDHPYLRTKHESEKVVREECKVPFRIYRPGMVIGHSETGEMDKIDGPYYFFKMIQKIRHALPQWVPTIGLEGGRLNIVPVDFVVNAMDHIAHLDGEDGNCFHLVDSDPYKVGEILNIFSEAGHAPRMGMRIDSRMFGFIPPFIRQSVKNLPPVKRITGALLDDLGIPASVMSFINYPTRFDTRELERVLKGTDIEVPRLPSYAAVIWDFWERNLDPDLFKDRTLQGTVEGKVCVVTGATSGIGLATAEKLAEAGAILVIGARTKETLDEVAAQLEAKGGNIHAYQCDFSDMEDCDRFVKTVLDNHGHVDVLVNNAGRSIRRSLSLAFDRFHDFERTMQLNYFGSVRLIMGFAPAMLERRGGHVVNISSIGVLTNAPRFSAYVASKSALDAFSRCAAAEWSDRNVTFTTINMPLVKTPMIAPTKIYDSVPTLTPEEAADMVADAIVHRPKRIATRLGVFASVLHSLAPKVGEIVMNTGYRMFPDSASAAGTKTTEKPKVSTEQVAFAAIMRGIHW, from the coding sequence ATGAATTATTTCCTTACAGGTGGCACCGGTTTTATCGGTCGTTTTTTGGTGGAAAAACTGTTGGCCCGGGGTGGTACGGTGCATGTTCTGGTGAGGGAACAGTCCCAGAGCAAGCTGGAAGAACTCCGCGAGCGGCTGGGTGTGGACGATAACCGAATCAAGGCGGTGGTTGGCGACCTGACCAGCAACAGTTTAGGGATCGATAATGCTGCCATGAAAGCCTTGGAAGGAAAGGTTGATCATTTCTTCCACCTTGCTGCTGTGTATGACATGGGGGCAGACGAAGAAGCTCAGGCAGCGACCAATATTGAAGGTACTCGCGCCGCGGTGCAGGCCGCTGAAGCGATGGGGGCTAAACATTTCCACCACGTGTCCTCTATTGCAGCGGCTGGTTTGTTTAAAGGCATTTTCCGTGAGGATATGTTCGAAGAAGCGGAAAAGCTCGACCACCCTTATCTGCGGACCAAACATGAATCCGAGAAGGTGGTGCGCGAAGAATGCAAAGTACCGTTCCGCATTTATCGCCCGGGCATGGTGATCGGCCATTCTGAAACAGGCGAAATGGATAAGATTGACGGGCCTTACTACTTCTTCAAGATGATCCAGAAGATCCGCCATGCGTTACCCCAGTGGGTGCCGACCATTGGTCTGGAAGGCGGCCGACTTAACATTGTGCCGGTGGACTTCGTGGTTAATGCCATGGATCACATCGCGCATTTGGATGGCGAAGACGGCAACTGTTTCCACTTGGTGGATTCGGATCCTTACAAAGTTGGTGAGATTCTTAATATCTTCTCAGAAGCTGGTCATGCACCTCGCATGGGCATGCGTATCGACTCCCGGATGTTTGGTTTTATCCCGCCGTTCATTCGTCAGAGTGTGAAAAACTTGCCGCCGGTAAAGCGCATCACTGGTGCGCTTTTGGATGACTTGGGCATTCCGGCCTCAGTGATGTCCTTTATTAATTATCCGACCCGCTTTGATACCCGTGAGCTTGAGCGCGTGCTAAAAGGCACCGATATTGAGGTTCCGCGTCTGCCGAGCTACGCGGCCGTCATCTGGGATTTCTGGGAGCGTAATCTTGATCCCGATCTGTTCAAAGATCGAACGCTGCAAGGTACGGTCGAAGGCAAGGTTTGCGTGGTAACGGGTGCAACCTCCGGTATCGGCCTGGCGACAGCTGAAAAACTGGCGGAAGCCGGTGCGATCCTGGTCATCGGTGCCCGCACCAAAGAAACATTGGATGAAGTTGCTGCACAGCTTGAAGCCAAAGGTGGCAATATTCACGCTTACCAATGTGACTTTTCCGATATGGAAGATTGCGACCGGTTCGTCAAAACGGTTCTGGACAACCACGGACATGTGGATGTGCTGGTTAACAACGCTGGTCGTTCCATCCGCCGCTCCTTGTCATTGGCGTTCGACCGTTTCCACGATTTCGAGCGCACCATGCAGCTGAATTACTTTGGCTCAGTGCGTTTGATCATGGGGTTTGCGCCAGCTATGTTAGAGCGTCGTGGTGGTCACGTGGTGAACATTTCATCCATCGGTGTGCTGACTAACGCGCCTCGGTTCTCTGCGTATGTAGCCTCTAAGTCGGCGCTGGATGCGTTCAGTCGTTGTGCGGCCGCAGAATGGTCCGATCGCAACGTAACGTTTACCACCATCAACATGCCGTTGGTGAAAACGCCGATGATTGCCCCGACCAAAATTTACGATTCTGTGCCTACGCTGACGCCAGAAGAAGCCGCAGACATGGTGGCTGATGCCATTGTGCACCGTCCGAAGCGCATTGCGACTCGTTTGGGAGTGTTTGCTTCGGTACTGCACTCACTGGCACCAAAGGTAGGTGAAATTGTCATGAACACGGGTTATCGGATGTTCCCGGATTCAGCCTCGGCTGCGGGCACCAAGACAACCGAGAAACCGAAGGTGTCTACTGAGCAGGTTGCGTTTGCGGCCATCATGCGCGGTATTCACTGGTAA
- the rnt gene encoding ribonuclease T, translating into MSDENKPLHPMSQRFRGFLPVVVDVETAGFNPERDALLEIAAVMLTMDEDGKLHRGETHLQQIDPFEGANLEQSALDFTGIDPWDPEREAVPEREGMSEIFSPIRKAVKAFDCKRAVLVGHNATFDHNFVFAAAMRADIKRNPFHPFSTFDTATLAGLAYGHTVLAQACKLAGIPFDNKEAHSAAYDAEKTADLFCGIVNRWQELGGFPPPPVPSSDE; encoded by the coding sequence GTGTCTGACGAAAACAAACCGCTTCACCCTATGTCCCAGCGTTTCCGTGGCTTCCTGCCGGTCGTAGTGGATGTTGAAACAGCCGGCTTCAACCCGGAAAGAGACGCTTTGCTGGAAATCGCAGCTGTGATGCTCACTATGGATGAAGACGGCAAACTACACCGTGGCGAAACCCACCTTCAGCAAATCGACCCGTTCGAAGGCGCTAACCTTGAGCAGTCCGCATTGGACTTCACCGGCATCGACCCCTGGGATCCCGAGCGCGAAGCGGTTCCCGAGCGCGAAGGCATGAGCGAGATCTTCTCACCGATCCGCAAAGCGGTCAAAGCGTTCGACTGCAAACGGGCTGTGTTAGTTGGCCACAACGCCACCTTCGACCACAACTTTGTGTTTGCCGCCGCCATGCGCGCGGACATCAAACGCAACCCTTTCCATCCGTTTTCTACATTTGATACCGCCACACTTGCCGGACTGGCCTATGGCCATACGGTGCTGGCGCAAGCATGTAAGCTAGCCGGGATTCCGTTCGATAACAAAGAAGCGCATTCCGCTGCCTATGATGCCGAGAAAACTGCGGATCTGTTTTGTGGCATAGTGAACCGCTGGCAGGAATTGGGAGGCTTTCCGCCACCCCCGGTGCCAAGCAGCGACGAATAA
- the pyrC gene encoding dihydroorotase, which translates to MSKQLIITRPDDWHLHVRDGEVLNSVVPATAACFGRAIIMPNLVPPVTDAAAATAYRERILTAAKGTNFEPLMVLYLTESTSPETIREAKAAGVVAAKLYPAGATTNSASGVTDIRNIYPVLEAMVECGMLLLVHGEVTDADIDIFDREKVFLDRVLAPTLEAFPTLKVVLEHITTADSAEFVRRHTDGNLAATLTPQHLMYNRNHMLVGGIRPHLYCLPILKRNKHQEALREAVASGDPRFFLGTDSAPHARDKKEAACGCAGCYSAYGAIGLYAEIFEELGILDKLEAFASFNGADFYGLPRNTDTITLVRDPWTMPEQLPLADGTIVPLKAGETVHWRMA; encoded by the coding sequence ATGAGCAAACAACTGATCATCACCCGTCCAGACGACTGGCATTTGCACGTTCGAGATGGCGAGGTATTAAACAGTGTTGTACCGGCGACCGCCGCTTGTTTCGGTCGCGCCATCATTATGCCGAACCTGGTACCACCGGTAACCGATGCAGCCGCCGCTACCGCTTATCGGGAGCGCATTCTGACGGCCGCAAAGGGTACAAACTTTGAACCGTTGATGGTGCTCTACCTGACCGAAAGCACATCGCCAGAAACTATCCGCGAAGCCAAAGCTGCGGGTGTTGTGGCCGCGAAGCTCTACCCCGCTGGCGCAACGACGAATTCTGCATCGGGTGTTACTGATATCCGCAATATCTACCCCGTACTGGAAGCTATGGTCGAATGCGGCATGCTGTTGCTGGTTCACGGCGAAGTGACCGATGCTGATATCGACATTTTCGATCGTGAAAAGGTATTTTTGGATCGCGTTCTGGCACCTACGCTGGAAGCCTTCCCGACCCTGAAAGTGGTACTCGAACACATCACCACCGCAGATTCGGCCGAGTTTGTGCGCCGTCATACCGACGGCAACCTTGCTGCGACACTGACCCCGCAGCACTTGATGTATAACCGCAATCACATGTTGGTTGGCGGCATTCGACCGCACTTGTACTGCTTGCCCATCCTCAAGCGCAACAAGCACCAGGAAGCCCTACGAGAAGCGGTGGCCAGTGGCGATCCAAGATTCTTCTTGGGCACCGACTCAGCACCCCATGCCCGTGACAAAAAAGAGGCCGCATGCGGCTGTGCCGGTTGCTACTCTGCTTACGGCGCCATTGGGTTGTATGCTGAAATCTTCGAAGAACTAGGCATACTGGACAAGCTGGAAGCTTTTGCCAGCTTCAACGGTGCCGACTTCTACGGCTTACCGAGGAACACCGACACCATTACTCTGGTTCGCGATCCTTGGACCATGCCTGAGCAACTGCCGCTGGCAGATGGAACCATCGTGCCGCTAAAAGCCGGTGAAACCGTTCACTGGCGTATGGCTTGA
- a CDS encoding OmpA family protein, with protein MKKFKRRSTAEGVAAIASMFLVWTFTSPTAASSYGAGIENSRWSLSESVFECSLVQEVPGFGRAVFSHRAGEDLAFYLDSTVALMKPGKGQLVVEAPVWRPGVAPRPVGAVSVSDDKRAVSVGAKEASIMAQGLLQGMQPTLTRTSRYDQGSVRVSLSNVNFSAPYSGYMQCVSGLLPVNFDQIRRSRVPFASGGAKLSEADQTLLDNIVTYVMADSTVERILVDGHSDSVGSRIDNRALSEDRANVVAEYLKAQGLNEELLIVRSHGDQFPVSRRQRDNRRVTIRLQRQGERPEFQQASGSRENVSG; from the coding sequence ATGAAGAAGTTTAAGCGCAGGTCTACAGCAGAGGGCGTGGCAGCCATTGCGAGCATGTTTCTGGTGTGGACGTTCACTTCCCCGACTGCGGCATCCAGTTATGGCGCGGGTATCGAGAACAGTCGTTGGTCCCTTTCAGAATCGGTCTTTGAGTGCTCTTTGGTACAGGAAGTGCCAGGGTTCGGGCGAGCGGTCTTCAGCCACCGAGCCGGAGAAGATTTGGCGTTCTATCTTGATTCCACGGTCGCACTGATGAAACCGGGCAAGGGGCAGCTTGTGGTGGAGGCACCTGTCTGGCGGCCTGGCGTTGCGCCAAGACCGGTAGGCGCTGTCAGTGTTTCGGATGACAAGCGCGCTGTTAGCGTGGGTGCCAAAGAGGCGAGCATCATGGCTCAGGGGTTGTTGCAGGGAATGCAGCCAACGCTGACCCGAACCTCCCGTTATGATCAAGGCTCGGTGCGAGTCTCACTTTCGAATGTGAATTTTTCTGCGCCTTATTCGGGCTACATGCAGTGTGTCTCGGGCCTGTTGCCGGTGAATTTTGACCAGATTCGTCGCTCCCGCGTTCCCTTTGCCAGCGGAGGGGCAAAACTCTCTGAAGCAGATCAAACACTGTTGGACAACATCGTGACATATGTGATGGCGGATTCTACTGTCGAGCGCATTTTGGTGGATGGCCACTCAGACAGCGTAGGCAGCAGAATCGACAATCGCGCCCTTTCAGAAGATCGAGCGAACGTGGTTGCGGAGTATTTGAAAGCTCAAGGTCTTAATGAAGAGCTGCTGATTGTTCGCAGTCATGGCGATCAGTTTCCGGTATCGCGTCGCCAGCGAGATAACCGCCGAGTCACCATCCGTCTGCAACGACAGGGAGAACGCCCTGAATTTCAGCAGGCAAGCGGAAGCCGTGAGAACGTCTCAGGTTAA
- a CDS encoding histone deacetylase family protein, whose protein sequence is MTTAFFSHDDCLKHNMGPEHPESPERITSILAHIADTELQQNLDWVRPEEITRDQLLMVHPESYLQQLDLMAPTRGRVFTDPDTSLMPDTLRAARLAAGGNVQAVDMVMSSQVTNAFVCTRPPGHHAERTKSMGFCFYNNIALAALRALNFHQLERVAIIDFDVHQGNGTVDIVSGDERIMMCSSFQHPLYPHSHVHRQPDNIINAPIEANCSSAEYRKRVEASWLKKLQDFRPQLVLVSAGFDGHRLDPMAETNLETEDYRWLTEMIVSVAHDHANDRVISTLEGGYHLRALGESVVAHLEVLDAVY, encoded by the coding sequence ATGACCACCGCATTTTTTTCTCACGATGATTGCCTGAAACACAACATGGGCCCGGAGCACCCGGAAAGCCCGGAACGTATTACAAGCATTCTGGCACACATTGCTGACACCGAACTTCAGCAAAACCTCGATTGGGTGCGGCCCGAAGAGATCACTCGTGACCAGTTGCTGATGGTTCACCCCGAGTCTTACCTACAACAACTGGACTTAATGGCACCCACGCGGGGCCGAGTGTTTACTGACCCAGACACGTCATTGATGCCCGACACCTTGAGAGCCGCCAGATTAGCCGCCGGCGGGAACGTTCAAGCCGTTGATATGGTTATGAGTAGTCAGGTCACCAATGCGTTTGTTTGCACAAGACCTCCAGGGCATCATGCCGAACGCACCAAATCCATGGGCTTTTGTTTCTACAACAACATTGCTTTAGCGGCGTTACGTGCACTGAATTTTCATCAGCTCGAGCGGGTTGCCATTATCGACTTCGATGTTCACCAAGGGAATGGGACCGTAGACATCGTCAGCGGTGACGAGCGCATTATGATGTGTTCAAGCTTTCAGCATCCGCTTTACCCTCACAGTCATGTGCACCGCCAGCCCGACAACATCATCAATGCGCCGATTGAGGCCAATTGCTCATCCGCAGAATACCGCAAACGGGTGGAAGCGAGCTGGCTGAAAAAACTCCAGGATTTCCGGCCGCAATTGGTGTTGGTATCCGCAGGCTTTGACGGCCACAGACTTGATCCAATGGCGGAAACAAATCTGGAAACAGAGGATTATCGCTGGCTAACCGAAATGATCGTCAGTGTTGCCCATGACCATGCCAACGATCGGGTTATCTCAACGCTGGAAGGCGGCTATCACCTGAGGGCTCTCGGTGAAAGTGTGGTTGCTCACCTGGAGGTACTGGACGCAGTCTATTAA